The DNA window CATGACAGAATATCGCAATCTAATGGCAGATAGACTGCTGGCCCAGTTAGATTTCAATTCCGAAAAGGAAATTCGAAATCTGGAACTGCTCAAGATCCGATTTGGGGAATCACTACTGCACAGCTGTGAGGTGATGTTGAAAGACGTAACAGATTCCAAGCGAATTAACGCGCACATCCACAGCGATGGCAACCGAACTGAAAGTGGGTTACTTTTCACCTTCAAATGTATACTTGACATTAAACAAACCATCTCATTTTAGATCAGTTATTCGAAATCTCCTCGCTAATTGTTTCTGCCCAGTTTTGGCCGTCCTTCAATAAAGAAAGCCTCCAACTTCCTGAGGAGATTGAGAATGAGTTCAAGAAGTACACCAAAGCCTATGAGGCTTACAAGGGTAACCGCACGCTGAACTGGCGTACAGTGACTGGTCgtgtaaatattgaaatcGAGATCGGAGACAGAACCATGGAAATGGTTGTGAGCCCCATTTTGGCGGTCATTATATACCACTTCCAAACTAAGAGTGAGTTTAAACTTAGCAGTCAGATTCTTCAGTTTTACAACCGCATGATAACATTTTTTAGATGAATGGACTATCGAGGATCTAAGCTCCATTACGAAAGTTCCACCCTCTGCACTGCGACGCCGTCTGAGTTTTTGGCAAAACCACGGACTGATCTCGGAAACGACACCCGGAGTTTTCACTCTGTTGGAAAAGGAATCGGAAAAGTCTCAGTTCGAGGACATGAGCCTCGCAGAAGCTGACGAAGAGGATTTGGAATCCGCAATGGCTTCGGCCAGCGATCAAAGGGAAGAGGAACTCCAAGTAAGTGTGGTGAACAGTGTCATCTTTCGGCTTTTCTCATGCATTAAGCTTCGCAGGTTTTTTGGTCCTATATTGTTGGAATGCTCACGAATCTGGACTCCATGCCAATTGACCGAATCCACCAGATGCTGAAGCTGTTTGCCTCCCACAGCGGCGGAGTGGAGTTTACTCAGGAAGAGCTGAAACACTTTTTGCAGCGAAAAGTCAGAGAGCACAAGCTTATATTCTCGGGTGGAGTTTATCAATTGGCAAAATAAGTTGCGGAGATTACCAAAACCAAGTTGCAAACGACTGAAGAAATcatgaaataaataatgaatgaACGTGATAACGTTTATGAAATTTACTGTTCCATGCATAACGTAGATTTTTCCTGTCGTGTTATCTATTTCTATTCTGAGCTTATCTCTGCTCAGTCACGTACACACAAAGCCCTTTGCCCAAACTGGTTTGGCTTGAgaacacacagaaaaataCGTCTaatgcttaatttatttaaagttacATTAAGGTATATGCTAATCCCGTTATCAACAAATTCAAACTTCTTAGGGCtctaaaactaaaaacgaaGAAAAGTGTACTTGGTTTTGATATTACAGGGTTAAACAGTTTTTGGTTTCATAAAATCAATCACGAACGCAGTGGCTAAGTCGATAACTTTATACACGCAAACAACTTGTGCTTAATTTAATGTTGTAATCGTTCTAAACTGTAATCTGTACATCAAAAGTTACATCAGGTATGTGGACCGGCTAGTCCTCATGCAAGAATCGAGCCTGATAGACACGTTCTCGATGAACTGGGGTCAGGACGGCGTTCAGAATGGGTGAAATCCGTCGAATCCGCTGCTGAAAGCGATCCCGATCTCGCGCCATTACCTGCCATTCGCTTTTCCTGGCAGCCCGATAAGCATAGTCCCAGGCGAGCATTACGTGAACTTCGGGTTTCATATTGAAACGAACCTGTGGGCATTAATTGTTTATTAGATACTCAAATTTATGCCACGCAAAAACTCACCTTCTTGACGGGGGTCGAGCTGTCGTCGCTGCACTGGCAATCCTTTAGCTCCTCGGTATTCTCATCCTCGCCGCATGCTGTAAACTGCACGCTGCTGctgtcgtcatcgtcatcatcctcgtcgtagtcgtcgtcttcgtcttcgacatcctcatcctcctcctcggcgTCGTCCTCGAAGCAAATGAAGCTGTCCTCACTGCACTCAGAAATACTACGCTGCCGATGCAAGGAGCTCTTGGCAGTCGATGCTGCCGAACTGCCTGCGTTGTTATTCCGGTCACTGGAGACTTGACTAGTGGGGCACTCCTCCGCGGTATCCTTAAAGCCGTGGTGCGGATGCAGGTCAATAAAGAAGTAGCACGAGGACGGCACGCAACGCCGCAAGGCGTCCAGCTCAATTCCCGCCATTTTGGTGCCCGGCGGACTCTGGGCGTTGACGCACTTGTGCAGGGCGGTCTGCATTTGAGTTACTACGTCCATGGCCATTAGCTTGAAGGACATCATTGTGGCCAGCGGATCTAGGGGGTCTGGCTGCAGGGTTGGGATCCTCAAATCCTCGGGGACCTCGAGCGGTTTGACCTCGGGTGCCTCCTTATGCACCTTGTTTGGCTTCCACATGGAGCGGGATCCAGCAGAGAGGGGACGTGACGGCCCGCACCGATATTGTTCGTAGATGGGGGAACTCATGTTTGCAATCAGGCGGAGAACAAAGAGGAAGGGGTCAAACAGCGCGCCCATAAGGGTGTGAAATGGCGACATCTGAACTTAAAGACACAATTATGCTCTTGGTGTGGTGGGAATCCCTTGCGAATGGCCATTTTCTTGAACTTGGCTTTGGGGGGCATGGTGGCCAGCTTAATTTGAGACACATTTTTCCATGATTACTGCGATTAACTAATGTAATATGGAGTGAAATGGCGAAATGTTACGTATGTCGTGCAACTGATCCTTTGcactttaaagttttttcaGTTGTAGGCTAGTTCTGCTTTCGTTTCTAGCGTATATAGCGAGATATAAAGTCCAGGCACAATAATATTCAGAGTTTTACACGTTTTATACCAGAATAGTTCCATACTTTTTCACTAGAGCTGAAAATTTATCGATAACAGACGTTGAATCACCTTGggtattgttgtttttgtgacCATTCACTTTCGCACCCGACaaatttttcacatttataaCGGACAGCTGCTGTCTATCGATAAGCATTATATTCTGTGAATTTCTTAATCGGGATATCGAGTTTTATTAAGATCAATAGGTTATTATGAAAATGATTtgattaaaaactatattaagttcttttttttttatttaaatattgcgtatttattgattgaaaattttctaattgttgaaaattttattttcctcagaactaaatattttaaacttagTCAAATCATATTCAGATAATGATTGTATACAACAATATTAAGAAATGGCGATGAAtggttaattttatttaatgttgATGTAACACCGATGTACAAATTGATGAATCATTAACTCCTAGGAAGccaataatttcaaaattgatCATGTTCTGAATGATTGATGATTCAGCATTAATGATTCTGGTTTTTGCGGAGTCATCGATGAACGTAAAACATCAAGGCACAGATCAAGTTATACTACTCCAATTAGAAGAAATATGTAGagaatatatttgtttattttgtaataaatgAACTGAGAATTTAATgtgaatatattttgaaatatttcgcAGCCTTAAAACTTAAGATGAAATATTGCGGTCGCAGCGATCAACTCGATTACTTCCGTGTGTCCGAGCACAATTAAATCATGCATACTCGTATGTACAATGCATGTACATACGTACACATGTACATGGTTCTTTAACCGATATTAATACCTGACACTGTATGAAAATGCAAGTGCATGTTCCGCTGCGTCATTCCGTAGATAAATAGTATGgagtacatatatacatcGTACTTGTATCTGTCAATATGTATAGTTATCTCTATATTCTCGCATAATACTTGAGTACTCTACGTTAACTGCACGCCAGTTTTGCATATAATACGAGATCTTGTATTTGGCAGCATAGTGcctgcatacatatatagccaTGCATATAATATCAGATATTTACGTATAATATTCAGATTTTCCGCACTTAAAAGCGTTCGGAACCGTCTGAAATAAACAGAAGACGGATTGATATTCATGCGCACATACATTACACGCATATATACGAGCATTTGTATTTATTCTCGACAGTATGTGCACACAGCACACGTACAGATTAAGCAGCCATATGATTAATACATAGTGGAACAGCTGATTCATAAGCGTACATGTACACACCCCTCCTGCACCCTCCCCGCAAGTCCAGTTACTCACACACCAGCTGGTTGatatcacacacacaaacacacacatgctctCGCAAAACCTGCGCTCTTTCGCTCTCTGGCACGCACACAACGACAGCGCGTATATCTGTTGCTGCATGGGTGcatgtatctgtatatgtatatgtacgtGCTGCGGAATCGAATCAAATCGTAAGTAAAGTAAACTTTGCAGTCAGTTCACTTGAACAGCTGTGAGCGATCGACGTTGGTCGGGAAGCAatcacaaacacaaacacaagcacacgcACCCACACAGAGAGAGCAGAGCCATATATGCTGTATATGCAAGGCATATATGCATAATTACATACAGCGCAGTACATGGGGGCTGCATAAGAAACAAGCACAACAAAAtcacaaatacacaaatgtacAACAAAATACGTAAAAACGTAAAATCTTTTGCGTAGTTCATTCGCTCGCGTCGCGCTCGTTTCTTCACttactccactccactccaatCCGATTCCACTTCCAATCCAAACCCAACTCGTATCTCATCGCTTCGGTttcgttgcgttgcgttgcgcTGCGCCGAgagtttcgtttcgtttttggtgCTTCTTCAGTTcacagttcagttcagttcggttgGGATTCAGTTGGATTCGAATCGATGTTTAGTGTAGATTGGCCAGGACACGGTGGACCCAACTCAACTAAACGCGGCGTGTAGAACAATTCGAAATAAGTCTAGCCAAGTCTAGTAACTCTGTCTATAAACCTGAGTGCGTGTAAACCGTGGCAGCCAAAGAGCTGAGATATAAGCAACCGATCCCGCTTATTGTCGAGTGATAACACCGAGACCGAGATTGGCCAGAAGCCAGAAACATTTGGAACCAGCTGGAGTTCAAAcatcaaaacattatcaaaacatttgtgTTTCAAAATCAACACTTAAAcgtaaagcaaacaaacacagTCGAAAGCGCGAGTGCAGCAGTATTAGTAGTGaccacacacagatacacactcacacatatCATTACATACGTGTGTAACTCTCTGCACATAAATGCGAGCCAATCTATTTAATTCAGTTTCAGtgcatttataaattaataaaatttaccAAGTGCGAGAGTGAGGGAGCGACACGGACACGCACACCTATGCAAGCTCATTACACGGACGCAGCGAACGTGAGTCTTGGAATAttgcaaacaacaacaacaaaagcagtagcagcagcaacagcaacaacaacaaaacataaagcgaaacagcaaaaaataaataaataacgagGAACCAGTTTCACCTTGAGGAGCAATACCTAgtgcacactcacactcgcactcacacacgcgCAGCGCACATGTGCAGCAGTGTGCGCCaaatgaaacagaaacagccCGATCTTACTGCGACCACGGACACA is part of the Drosophila yakuba strain Tai18E2 chromosome 2R, Prin_Dyak_Tai18E2_2.1, whole genome shotgun sequence genome and encodes:
- the LOC6531947 gene encoding protein phosphatase 1 regulatory subunit 15A — protein: MSPFHTLMGALFDPFLFVLRLIANMSSPIYEQYRCGPSRPLSAGSRSMWKPNKVHKEAPEVKPLEVPEDLRIPTLQPDPLDPLATMMSFKLMAMDVVTQMQTALHKCVNAQSPPGTKMAGIELDALRRCVPSSCYFFIDLHPHHGFKDTAEECPTSQVSSDRNNNAGSSAASTAKSSLHRQRSISECSEDSFICFEDDAEEEDEDVEDEDDDYDEDDDDDDSSSVQFTACGEDENTEELKDCQCSDDSSTPVKKVRFNMKPEVHVMLAWDYAYRAARKSEWQVMARDRDRFQQRIRRISPILNAVLTPVHRERVYQARFLHED